One part of the Haliotis asinina isolate JCU_RB_2024 chromosome 2, JCU_Hal_asi_v2, whole genome shotgun sequence genome encodes these proteins:
- the LOC137274459 gene encoding toll-like receptor 4 — MASLWLLVPVLTITSATLSSNGALTQRPEGRTENSNLYNVPQRTHVRNVIKAWTKENKRSTEHDVNGFYSSSDLTRNRVKKSRIESNDNAPNQRNKYNEQPPFEKLGMTSSSVYLPGTAEVSSEVRQDSAHRAIPRKNANRRKPVHQTHGFRTSTLLNTTYPTAGISAASNVCKMSHKGLRSVPPFPSCQTLDLSHNSISSITNYSFPVPHHEIQILVLSHNAISSLDVGAFVNTSSLLVLDLSHNYLSSVEFFPKLVFRPISHLITLYLHGNMDSSPSNKAEYPDKALSSLKLLKNLTLDGYENLALGSGFKMLASLQYLAFGQNGNSCYTTALYNDTFRNIVGPLIALNMSYCNLQTIQNGSLLNFTKLLYIDFSHNSNLNIGIVFSAVLKHQLNYLRLESIKQINTSITLSTYSHLPCIVDLDLSNDSIVYMDPVFISNILAPCLRTLSLHSNALTSSRSTMALLAALSTVKNLYHLDFSSQRNKSKSYSVSKGHKRFCSNKSCMYNEQTIVIPNSLYFANFSKSYTGSFQIGGTFKIVGAKSLRILDISNNPFDCTSQIVGLESLYYLNMSRSNCFRINMKLFGTFISLKELRLDNSHLDVGFKDVKHNTLFAPLTNLRSVSMSQNNLVTLPDALFTNNQHLSVINLSRNNFTSIPMAWLNLSALTEIDFSYNNIKAIGPIVRNQLEFLATKRPIKLRLRGNILSCACSDLDFLKWILSTKVILDNDRGYDCKMPNGSVLNTPLRYSALRDLELTCMEPLLKIIVICISAPLIVGVFLVSLCYKNRWTLNYMWLKMKMKWGVYVPLIEPTEGVKYDLFVCYSHHETEWLIMTLLAKLETELGFKLAFYDRDFLPGSLIRTEIVEKLHASRASLFVITESYLQSSYCEFEFQMVALRSLEKLSHKIFVIIKDDIPIHRLPFFLQNMWNRVVCLPWTEDEYGQAELWRKLDTALRKNRPPVLEQETSDPSVDEEHGAACGVQQETPDASANEEQGVACGAQQETGPAGRSPPVMGSNSLTSDLWHEISMEQAETQPHSHDIRE, encoded by the coding sequence ATGGCATCTTTGTGGCTGTTGGTGCCAGTCTTAACAATAACCTCCGCAACGCTTTCAAGCAACGGTGCTCTGACACAACGACCTGAAGGGAGAACCGAAAACAGCAACCTTTACAATGTTCCACAACGAACGCATGTGAGGAATGTCATAAAAGCGTGGACAAAGGAGAACAAACGGTCGACAGAACATGATGTTAATGGATTCTATTCGTCGTCAGACTTGACAAGGAACAGAGTGAAAAAATCAAGGATAGAGTCAAACGATAACGCCCCAAAccaaagaaataaatacaatGAACAACCTCCATTTGAGAAACTGGGTATGACTTCAAGTTCAGTCTACCTACCTGGTACTGCTGAGGTATCCTCTGAAGTTAGGCAAGATAGCGCCCATCGAGCAATACCCAGGAAGAATGCAAACAGGAGGAAGCCAGTTCACCAAACGCATGGCTTTAGAACTTCTACGCTATTGAACACTACTTATCCAACTGCTGGGATCAGTGCTGCATCAAACGTTTGCAAAATGAGCCATAAAGGTCTGCGATCAGTTCCCCCTTTTCCCAGTTGCCAGACCCTTGATCTCAGCCACAACAGTATCAGTAGCATCACAAATTATTCTTTCCCTGTGCCCCACCATGAAATTCAAATTCTGGTGTTGAGCCACAACGCAATAAGCAGTCTTGATGTAGGTGCTTTCGTGAATACGTCCTCATTACTGGTCCTTGATCTAAGTCACAACTACCTGTCTTCAGTAGAGTTCTTCCCAAAGCTCGTTTTCAGACCAATATCACATCTCATTACCCTTTACCTGCACGGTAACATGGACTCATCACCAAGTAATAAGGCCGAGTATCCGGATAAAGCTTTATCAAGCTTAAAACTGCTTAAGAACCTCACTCTGGATGGCTATGAAAACCTCGCACTTGGGTCTGGTTTCAAGATGCTGGCATCTCTACAGTATCTGGCTTTTGGGCAAAATGGGAATTCGTGCTACACAACTGCTCTTTATAATGACACCTTTCGGAATATTGTAGGGCCACTTATAGCTTTGAATATGTCATACTGTAATTTGCAAACAATTCAAAACGGCTCCCTCTTGAACTTTACCAAACTTCTGTACATTGATTTTAGCCACAACAGTAATTTGAATATAGGTATAGTATTTAGTGCAGTTTTAAAACACCAACTGAATTATTTAAGATTAGAAAGTATCAAACAAATTAATACTAGTATAACATTGTCCACTTACTCTCATTTACCTTGCATTGTGGACCTTGATTTATCTAACGATAGTATAGTTTATATGGATCCTGTGTTTATAAGCAACATCTTAGCGCCCTGTTTGAGAACGCTGTCTCTTCACAGTAACGCTCTGACAAGTTCTCGGAGCACCATGGCCCTTCTTGCAGCTCTTAGTACGGTTAAGAATCTTTATCATCTGGATTTTTCATCTCAAAGAAATAAATCTAAATCATACTCTGTGAGTAAGGGACACAAACGATTCTGTTCCAACAAAAGTTGCATGTACAATGAACAGACGATAGTGATTCcaaattcattatattttgCCAACTTCAGTAAGTCCTACACTGGATCGTTTCAAATTGGCGGAACTTTTAAAATCGTTGGAGCCAAAAGTCTGAGAATCCTGGATATTTCCAATAACCCTTTCGACTGTACAAGTCAAATTGTAGGACTGGAGTCCCTCTATTATCTGAACATGTCTCGGTCAAACTGCTTCAGGATAAATATGAAACTTTTTGGAACCTTCATAAGCCTCAAAGAGCTGAGACTTGATAATTCACATCTAGATGTTGGTTTTAAGGACGTAAAGCATAATACACTATTTGCTCCTCTAACGAATCTACGATCCGTTTCCATGTCACAGAACAATCTGGTGACCCTTCCTGATGCCCTTTTCACAAATAACCAACATCTCTCTGTTATAAACCTATCACGAAACAATTTTACATCCATTCCAATGGCATGGTTAAATCTATCGGCCCTCACTGAAATTGATTTTTCCTACAACAACATCAAAGCTATTGGACCTATAGTGAGGAATCAACTTGAATTTTTGGCTACGAAAAGGCCCATCAAATTACGCCTCAGAGGCAATATCTTGTCCTGTGCTTGCAGTGACCTAGATTTTCTCAAATGGATACTTTCAACCAAGGTCATCCTTGACAACGATCGTGGCTATGATTGCAAGATGCCCAATGGCTCCGTCTTAAATACACCGTTACGTTACAGCGCGTTGAGAGATTTGGAACTGACTTGTATGGAGCCGTTGTTGAAGATAATCGTCATATGTATCTCTGCTCCACTCATCGTAGgagtgtttctggtgtccctttgTTACAAAAATCGATGGACTCTGAACTACATGTGgctcaaaatgaaaatgaaatgggGCGTGTATGTCCCTCTAATTGAACCAACTGAAGGTGTAAAGTacgatttgtttgtttgctataGTCACCATGAAACTGAATGGCTAATAATGACCCTTCTCGCGAAGCTTGAAACAGAACTCGGTTTCAAGCTTGCCTTCTATGACCGCGATTTTCTCCCAGGGAGTCTGATAAGAACCGAGATTGTGGAAAAACTGCATGCCAGTCGAGCATCTTTGTTCGTTATCACTGAGAGTTACCTTCAGTCTTCTTACTGTGAATTCGAGTTTCAGATGGTGGCGTTGAGGTCTCTGGAAAAACTTAGTCATAAGATATTCGTCATCATCAAGGACGATATTCCAATTCATAGACTTCCCTTCTTTCTCCAGAACATGTGGAATAGGGTCGTGTGTCTCCCGTGGACAGAAGATGAGTACGGACAGGCTGAACTCTGGAGGAAACTGGACACAGCACTTAGAAAGAACAGACCTCCAGTTTTAGAGCAGGAAACATCAGATCCATCCGTGGATGAGGAACACGGGGCGGCTTGTGGTGTGCAACAGGAAACACCAGATGCATCAGCGAATGAAGAACAAGGGGTGGCTTGTGGGGCCCAACAGGAAACAGGACCAGCAGGGCGTTCGCCTCCTGTTATGGGCTCAAATTCCCTTACCAGTGACTTGTGGCATGAGATTTCGATGGAACAAGCTGAAACACAGCCACATTCACATGACATTAGGGAGTGA